The following proteins come from a genomic window of Athalia rosae chromosome 1, iyAthRosa1.1, whole genome shotgun sequence:
- the LOC105687179 gene encoding BRCA1-associated RING domain protein 1-like isoform X2: MGTNTAMTSSTNEWIRTNVALKNFMEDFLCCKCKNTAQNPIRYQNCSHIFCSACVRGAKLICWKCKTSVKRNEVYSDIIAAGIITYGETIAQIINQKESPSKNDRQQSSNVSIQEHDVSLRTRNIPKGDINKPNMKGETRLHTACIKANTDMVRTLLEAGANPNTKDHSNWLPLHESVSFHHYEICELLLEAGALPNTPGHFNRTALHEAVMEDDSKLIELLLQHNSDLSARDCFGKTPLDYAVSDEVRRLLTDYKPAKNLLEKSIASSLNITCNNKSFTWNGINVFGSNLSSENRSLLIQVANKHRLKIVKDFKPTVMLVVVEVNNQNTTPLSNDILLAILHGKWIVSTQWLRHSMELEDMSVEDLEQFEVQGTTGMPFSGIPTRARTNSQKQNPKLFNGCYFFFQMNGQFLYSVGRLGFTIADLAHLITEGEGGDLKHPLHKCSHYIIYAPGKGEPAIKYNMDHIKSLPLIWLITCIEHFELLDPAFIGITQ, encoded by the exons ATGGGCACAAACACAGCAATGACATCGAGTACTAATGAATGGATCCGCACAAACGTGGCGCTGAAGAATTTTATGGAGGACTTCCTCTGTTGCAAATG TAAAAATACTGCACAAAATCCAATTCGTTACCAGAATTGTAGTCACATTTTCTGCTCAGCATGCGTCCGTGGGGCAAAATTGATATGTTGGAAATGTAAAACTTCGGTCAAACGTAACGAAGTCTACTCGGACATCATTGCTGCAGGAATCATCACTTATGGCGAGACTATTGCTCAAATAATCAACCAAAA AGAGTCGCCATCCAAAAATGACAGACAACAAAGCAGTAATGTGTCGATCCAAGAACATGATGTATCTCTTAGAACACGGAATATTCCTAAAGGCGATATCAATAAACCTAACATGAAGGGCGAAACTCGTTTACACACTGCTTGCATTAAG GCAAACACTGATATGGTTCGTACTTTattggaggctggggcaaaCCCAAACACCAAGGATCACTCCAATTGGCTACCCCTG CACGAATCTGTGAGTTTCCATCATTACGAAATCTGCGAATTGCTCCTCGAAGCAGGAGCCTTACCGAATACCCCAGGACATTTCAATCGAACCGCTTTACACGAAGCTGTCATGGAGGATGATTCTAAGCTAATTGAACTCCTTCTGCAACACAACTCTGATTTATCTGCCCGTGATTGTTTTGGCAAAACGCCGCT tgATTATGCAGTTTCTGATGAAGTCCGCAGGCTTTTAACTGACTATAAACCTGCAAAGAAtcttttggaaaaatcaaTAGCGAGCTCTCTGAATATAACTTGCAACAATAAGAGTTTCACATGGAATGGAATCAATGTTTTTGGTTCAAATCTAAGTAGCGAGAATCGTTCACTTCTTATCCAAGTGGCTAATAAACATAGACTCAAGATAGTGAAAGATTTCAA ACCTACGGTAATGCTTGTAGTAGTAGAAGTTAACAACCAAAATACAACACCTCTGAGCAACGACATTCTTTTGGCGATCCTCCATGGAAAATGGATAGTTTCAACTCAGT GGCTCAGACACTCTATGGAATTGGAAGACATGAGTGTGGAGGACTTGGAACAATTTGAAGTACAGGGTACAACCGGTATGCCATTTAGTGGTATTCCTACAAGGGCCAGAACAAACTCACAGAAACAG aaTCCAAAGCTTTTCAATGGCTGCTATTTCTTCTTCCAAATGAACGGCCAGTTTTTATATTCCGTTGGGAGATTGGGGTTCACAATAGCGGACCTTGCGCATTTAATCACCGAGGGTGAAG GAGGCGACTTGAAACATCCCTTGCATAAGTGTTCCCATTACATCATATATGCGCCTGGTAAGGGAGAGCCTGCTATAAAATACAATATGGATCACATCAAATCTTTGCCATTAATTTGGCTCATTACTTGTATTGAACATTTCGAGTTGTTAGACCCGGCTTTTATCGGAATAACGCAGTAA
- the LOC105687179 gene encoding BRCA1-associated RING domain protein 1-like isoform X1: MGTNTAMTSSTNEWIRTNVALKNFMEDFLCCKCKNTAQNPIRYQNCSHIFCSACVRGAKLICWKCKTSVKRNEVYSDIIAAGIITYGETIAQIINQKESPSKNDRQQSSNVSIQEHDVSLRTRNIPKGDINKPNMKGETRLHTACIKANTDMVRTLLEAGANPNTKDHSNWLPLHESVSFHHYEICELLLEAGALPNTPGHFNRTALHEAVMEDDSKLIELLLQHNSDLSARDCFGKTPLDYAVSDEVRRLLTDYKPAKNLLEKSIASSLNITCNNKSFTWNGINVFGSNLSSENRSLLIQVANKHRLKIVKDFKPTVMLVVVEVNNQNTTPLSNDILLAILHGKWIVSTQWLRHSMELEDMSVEDLEQFEVQGTTGMPFSGIPTRARTNSQKQNPKLFNGCYFFFQMNGQFLYSVGRLGFTIADLAHLITEGEGEVLKREPDPELIQSHREIPFHVGGDLKHPLHKCSHYIIYAPGKGEPAIKYNMDHIKSLPLIWLITCIEHFELLDPAFIGITQ; the protein is encoded by the exons ATGGGCACAAACACAGCAATGACATCGAGTACTAATGAATGGATCCGCACAAACGTGGCGCTGAAGAATTTTATGGAGGACTTCCTCTGTTGCAAATG TAAAAATACTGCACAAAATCCAATTCGTTACCAGAATTGTAGTCACATTTTCTGCTCAGCATGCGTCCGTGGGGCAAAATTGATATGTTGGAAATGTAAAACTTCGGTCAAACGTAACGAAGTCTACTCGGACATCATTGCTGCAGGAATCATCACTTATGGCGAGACTATTGCTCAAATAATCAACCAAAA AGAGTCGCCATCCAAAAATGACAGACAACAAAGCAGTAATGTGTCGATCCAAGAACATGATGTATCTCTTAGAACACGGAATATTCCTAAAGGCGATATCAATAAACCTAACATGAAGGGCGAAACTCGTTTACACACTGCTTGCATTAAG GCAAACACTGATATGGTTCGTACTTTattggaggctggggcaaaCCCAAACACCAAGGATCACTCCAATTGGCTACCCCTG CACGAATCTGTGAGTTTCCATCATTACGAAATCTGCGAATTGCTCCTCGAAGCAGGAGCCTTACCGAATACCCCAGGACATTTCAATCGAACCGCTTTACACGAAGCTGTCATGGAGGATGATTCTAAGCTAATTGAACTCCTTCTGCAACACAACTCTGATTTATCTGCCCGTGATTGTTTTGGCAAAACGCCGCT tgATTATGCAGTTTCTGATGAAGTCCGCAGGCTTTTAACTGACTATAAACCTGCAAAGAAtcttttggaaaaatcaaTAGCGAGCTCTCTGAATATAACTTGCAACAATAAGAGTTTCACATGGAATGGAATCAATGTTTTTGGTTCAAATCTAAGTAGCGAGAATCGTTCACTTCTTATCCAAGTGGCTAATAAACATAGACTCAAGATAGTGAAAGATTTCAA ACCTACGGTAATGCTTGTAGTAGTAGAAGTTAACAACCAAAATACAACACCTCTGAGCAACGACATTCTTTTGGCGATCCTCCATGGAAAATGGATAGTTTCAACTCAGT GGCTCAGACACTCTATGGAATTGGAAGACATGAGTGTGGAGGACTTGGAACAATTTGAAGTACAGGGTACAACCGGTATGCCATTTAGTGGTATTCCTACAAGGGCCAGAACAAACTCACAGAAACAG aaTCCAAAGCTTTTCAATGGCTGCTATTTCTTCTTCCAAATGAACGGCCAGTTTTTATATTCCGTTGGGAGATTGGGGTTCACAATAGCGGACCTTGCGCATTTAATCACCGAGGGTGAAGGTGAAGTTTTAAAAAGAGAACCAGATCCAGAACTCATACAATCTCACCGAGAAATTCCATTTCACGTAGGAGGCGACTTGAAACATCCCTTGCATAAGTGTTCCCATTACATCATATATGCGCCTGGTAAGGGAGAGCCTGCTATAAAATACAATATGGATCACATCAAATCTTTGCCATTAATTTGGCTCATTACTTGTATTGAACATTTCGAGTTGTTAGACCCGGCTTTTATCGGAATAACGCAGTAA
- the LOC105687189 gene encoding uncharacterized protein LOC105687189: MCLLYFTVRCWPLTLMIIASLTIIWLTLVTGQALGGCECDNYDCGCCEHIQEKYVHLNNTVCTNISYLPADIGFMMTITFDSYAVFNTTVSARNPPPICIGQDYIKELEADICIRFYDLDVNKHHFHGCVKFDIEVFKIKTASYDLGCFDMGPKNAESRLTKLWHNLWPQNNEVQVILV; the protein is encoded by the exons ATGTGCTTGCTTTATTTTACCGTACGTTGTTGGCCTCTTACGCTTATGATAATTGCAAGTTTGACGATTATTTGGCTGACTCTGGTTACCGGTCAAG CACTGGGAGGCTGCGAATGTGATAATTATGACTGCGGATGTTGTGAGCATATTCAGGAGAAATACGTTCATCTGAACAATACAG TATGCACCAACATTTCTTATCTTCCAGCTGATATCGGGTTCATGATGACCATCACCTTTGATTCTTATGCTGTCTTCAACACTACAGTTTctg CACGAAATCCTCCTCCCATCTGTATTGGACAAGATTACATTAAAGAACTGGAGGCAGACATTTGCATAAGATTCTATGACTTGGATGTCAACAAACATCATTTCCATGGCTGCGTAAAATTCGATATTGAGGTTTTCAAGATAAAAACCGCGAGCTATGATCTGGGATGTTTTGACATGGGGCCGAAAAATGCCGAAAGCAGATTAACGAAGCTGTGGCATAATTTGTGGCCTCAAAACAACGAAGTACAAGTTATTTTAGTATAA